From a region of the Scyliorhinus torazame isolate Kashiwa2021f chromosome 15, sScyTor2.1, whole genome shotgun sequence genome:
- the LOC140391961 gene encoding uncharacterized protein, giving the protein MTRIIWWMRMIIELGVLHVCHSAVIKGWCQHGPQDEWYKYNQSREEEKVKEITERLSRRWNCHWEVVSPGYMEGVLYRNRTIGARVEEGKGLQVKCICNGNGSAVGIQWQWFQDQFGMFAPSIGDVGVPYKGKISQQRNGKNGLILIQTLNWPQFWERHSGNVRCEPSDDTAYASSLVRLEAIRKPVKSAASSLAVPCPMLLPNPQTNGLEVLESGEFLYNDVRFEIVPVVLNLTTLHMPDGLCHSSYLNLFHLMLKEVVGDSQARNQRTDWQSPDPDMDEGLKTSRKRRGLAEWVGIGATAGVAGLNRIDVESMWEHDEVMRRQLKGLLTKLNDQSGDLIHEQGKTLLSTQEIATAMQSIASKVNEIIGEKNQEFAQQNISKAVTCSMYGNFVLTLLQKGLSDLESNRIPAFVKNHHLAMWLGANKTEEEYKRIRRHGLAFFAPRAHSQGTDGQVPVILAVPIVVSSAALPVRLYKVESIGVIELSNDNAIFKEFRDHPRWLINKKGTWLAPDLECCRQVGNEWVCRCDVYQHTTPACGFTLDEHSPNCTVSLSQWSPGQARTAYVGRGKYCVTTSASHLHHGETLCPINTPMFCLSPVEPVKVGGKMLLPVHLHNVTEIQLELPLQEEALKSVVHFGHPIPPLSISLKSILQRTATSQEHLVRMQQDNKDIEKGIKTLGDHKWWDVVYNVGQSVWARMASYAFLIVQFVLTITVIITLIRLRSICQRLENQLHDRQALPVYMGLLEGPRESV; this is encoded by the coding sequence ATGACGAGAATTATTTGGTGGATGCGTATGATCATTGAACTGGGCGTGCTTCATGTGTGCCACTCAGCGGTGATTAAGGGTTGGTGCCAGCATGGTCCTCAAGATGAATGGTACAAATATAATCAGTCGAGAGAGGAAGAAAAAGTGAAAGAAATCACAGAACGGCTGAGTCGAAGGTGGAACTGCCATTGGGAGGTGGTAAGCCCTGGTTACATGGAAGGGGTGTTGTACAGGAATCGAACTATTGGTGCACGTGTGGAAGAAGGGAAGGGGCTTCAGGTAAAATGCATCTGCAACGGGAATGGATCAGCGGTGGGGATCCAGTGGCAGTGGTTTCAAGACCAATTTGGCATGTTTGCCCCTTCAATAGGGGATGTTGGGGTGCCATATAAAGGAAAAATATCCCAACAACGCAACGGAAAGAATGGCCTGATACTAATTCAAACATTAAACTGGCCTCAGTTCTGGGAGAGGCACAGTGGTAATGTCCGTTGTGAACCGAGTGATGACACTGCCTATGCCAGCTCTCTTGTTAGGTTAGAGGCAATCAGGAAACCAGTTAAAAGTGCTGCCAGCAGTCTGGCTGTCCCTTGTCCAATGTTACTCCCTAATCCGCAAACAAATGGGTTGGAAGTGCTGGAATCAGGAGAATTTTTATATAATGATGTGCGCTTTGAAATTGTTCCAGTTGTTTTGAATTTAACCACTCTGCATATGCCAGACGGATTGTGCCACAGTAGCTATCTGAATTTGTTTCACCTTATGCTGAAGGAAGTGGTAGGGGACTCGCAGGCGAGGAACCAAAGGACAGATTGGCAGAGCCCTGATCCAGATATGGATGAAGGGTTGAAGACCTCACGGAAACGAAGAGGCCTGGCGGAATGGGTCGGGATAGGAGCGACCGCAGGTGTAGCTGGCCTGAATCGTATCGATGTCGAATCTATGTGGGAACACGACGAAGTCATGCGGAGGCAACTGAAGGGGCTTCTGACGAAATTAAATGACCAAAGCGGGGACCTAATCCACGAACAGGGTAAAACTCTGTTATCCACCCAAGAAATCGCGACGGCTATGCAGTCCATCGCCAGTAAGGTCAATGAGATCATTGGGGAAAAGAATCAGGAGTTTGCACAGCAGAACATCTCCAAAGCAGTCACCTGTAGTATGTATGGAAACTTTGTGCTTACTTTGCTGCAAAAGGGATTATCTGACCTCGAATCTAATCGCATCCCCGCTTTTGTCAAGAATCACCACTTGGCCATGTGGTTAGGGGCCAATAAGACAGAAGAAGAATATAAACGCATCAGGCGGCATGGCTTGGCCTTCTTCGCCCCTCGGGCCCACTCTCAGGGTACTGACGGCCAGGTCCCAGTGATATTGGCAGTCCCAATTGTCGTGAGCTCCGCAGCCCTGCCTGTGCGATTGTATAAGGTAGAATCCATAGGAGTCATTGAACTTTCCAATGACAATGCCATCTTTAAGGAATTCAGGGATCATCCTCGATGGTTGATTAACAAAAAGGGAACGTGGTTAGCCCCAGACTTAGAGTGTTGCCGACAAGTTGGAAACGAGTGGGTGTGCAGGTGTGACGTGTACCAACATACCACACCCGCATGCGGGTTCACACTGGATGAGCATTCTCCAAACTGCACCGTGTCTCTCAGTCAATGGAGTCCTGGGCAGGCAAGGACTGCCTATGTGGGCAGGGGAAAGTATTGTGTTACAACCAGTGCCTCACACCTCCATCATGGGGAAACCTTGTGCCCGATTAATACCCCGATGTTTTGTCTCTCCCCGGTTGAACCAGTCAAAGTTGGAGGTAAAATGTTATTACCAGTTCACCTGCACAATGTTACAGAAATACAGTTGGAGCTGCCTCTTCAGGAGGAAGCTCTGAAGTCCGTGGTCCATTTTGGGCACCCAATTCCCCCTCTGTCTATCAGTCTGAAGTCAATCCTTCAGCGCACAGCTACCTCGCAAGAACATTTGGTTCGAATGCAACAGGATAATAAAGACATCGAGAAAGGAATCAAAACTTTAGGAGACCACAAATGGTGGGATGTGGTATATAATGTGGGGCAATCTGTCTGGGCTCGTATGGCCTCTTATGCTTTCTTAATTGTTCAATTTGTGTTGACCATTACAGTCATTATAACTTTGATACGTTTGCGCAGCATTTGTCAACGGTTGGAGAATCAGTTACACGACCGGCAGGCTCTGCCTGTTTATATGGGCCTCTTGGAAGGTCCTCGTGAGTCTGTATAG